Proteins encoded by one window of Astatotilapia calliptera chromosome 13, fAstCal1.2, whole genome shotgun sequence:
- the LOC113035371 gene encoding uncharacterized protein LOC113035371 isoform X2 produces the protein MEKVRLELLTEIGIRDNERVIADKMANTFAYRRHEVVNQEPSIQELKDRWPALFTQKEINTEFQRLMAVPLEWKFMAQLDMHSSQLIKVIRAKGGATRQKIANIMDTLDQTVDINHRRECVLKALTIFLGEDADGLIKEYLVSFNSLSAHLVKGTQKKLTVRTNITREP, from the exons ATGGAAAAAGTGAGACTAGAACTTCTGACAGAGATCGGGATAAGGGATAATGAAAGGGTCATCGCAGACAAAATGGCTAACACGTTTGCCTACAGACGACATGAGGTGGTAAACCAAGAACCAAGCATTCAGGAACTGAAGGACAGATGGCCTGCACTCTTCACACAGAAAGAG ataaATACAGAGTTCCAGAGGCTCATGGCTGTTCCTCTTGAGTGGAAGTTCATGGCCCAGTTAGACATGCACTCAAGTCAGCTGATCAAAGTCATACGTGCCAAAGGAGGAGCAACACGCCAAAAGATTGCGAACATCATGGACACATTGGACCAG ACTGTGGACATTAATCATCGGAGGGAATGTGTGCTGAAAGCCCTCACCATCTTCCTGGGAGAAGATGCAGATGGCCTGATCAAGGAATACCTTGTAAGTTTCAACAGTTTGTCAGCACATCTTGTCAAAGGGACACAAAAAAAGTTAACTGTTAGAACAAACATAACACGTGAACCATAG
- the LOC113035371 gene encoding uncharacterized protein LOC113035371 isoform X1, with the protein MADSTPARLKVILGENNIEKLTLPNGIPESLEDLLSTIKTTFGLKGNFRLQYVDQDFGNDFFNLNSTTELRNLGTIKVIHQQTNPPLISADQSTSSLSLSFESDDGISVASNDTIILSSPESMSSRTQQWPEDFAIPQFSYDTELQLERGNTEYRVSQKMLTLSARMLSDILKRVAEEIYRYKAYPEDAHFCAAAEALIKKHPCLKEPGSFNGCYGRKQRLKYKMANYRTQLKLQGCPELCVNSLKSKATTDAFPK; encoded by the coding sequence ATGGCTGATTCAACACCTGCAAGACTGAAGGTGATTTTAGGAGAGAACAACATTGAAAAGCTGACTCTTCCAAATGGCATCCCAGAGTCACTTGAAGACCTTCTCAGCACGATAAAGACTACCTTTGGGTTAAAAGGTAACTTCAGACTGCAATACGTGGACCAAGACTTTGGCAACGACTTCTTCAATCTGAATTCTACCACCGAACTTCGGAATTTGGGGACAATCAAAGTGATCCACCAGCAAACAAATCCACCTTTGATCAGTGCCGATCAGTCCACttcatctctgtctctttcattTGAGTCTGATGACGGTATTTCGGTGGCATCAAATGACACAATTATCCTCTCATCCCCTGAATCTATGTCATCTCGAACACAACAGTGGCCAGAAGACTTTGCAATTCCCCAATTTTCATATGACACAGAGCTACAGCTAGAGAGGGGGAATACTGAGTACCGTGTGAGCCAAAAAATGTTGACTTTAAGCGCCCGAATGCTGTCTGATATCCTGAAAAGAGTTGCAGAAGAAATTTACCGTTACAAGGCCTATCCAGAGGATGCACATTTCTGCGCAGCTGCAGAGGCCCTTATCAAAAAGCACCCATGTTTGAAAGAACCTGGATCATTCAATGGCTGCTACGGTCGGAAACAACGACTGAAGTACAAAATGGCAAACTACAGGACCCAGCTCAAATTACAGGGGTGTCCAGAGCTGTGTGTAAACTCACTGAAATCTAAAGCTACTACAGATGCTTTCCCTAAGTGA